In Vicia villosa cultivar HV-30 ecotype Madison, WI unplaced genomic scaffold, Vvil1.0 ctg.000349F_1_1, whole genome shotgun sequence, the following proteins share a genomic window:
- the LOC131627097 gene encoding putative clathrin assembly protein At4g40080 — protein MKKLKEVIGKMKDKASQSKAAILSKRKTLSLLRATTHDSFAPPPHKHLTTLLSAGDGSRATASTAVELLMDRLQTTHNSAVALKCLIAVHHIIKHGTFILRDQLSVYPYTGGRNYLNLSNFRDKTSSISWELSSWVRWYAEYMEHLLFACRTLGYFLGETTTVKETQEERVSGIVTGDLLREIDSLVAMMEGSGKRPNTPTMEEKNKVVVEIMDLVEDDEVVVVSEVLVRVKEFGERERLGCLGFGEVVELVCVLKRLEICRERMVVVMEEKRFWNLVRELKEKVGKMKVFREEGKVYRTVGRDRGTESLRF, from the coding sequence ATGAAGAAACTGAAAGAGGTGATAGGAAAAATGAAAGACAAAGCATCACAAAGCAAAGCTGCAATATTATCAAAACGGAAAACTCTTTCTCTATTACGCGCCACAACCCATGACTCTTTCGCTCCTCCACCACACAAACACCTTACCACCCTTCTCTCCGCTGGCGACGGTTCACGCGCCACCGCATCTACCGCCGTTGAGCTTCTCATGGACCGCCTCCAAACAACTCACAACTCAGCGGTGGCTCTCAAATGCTTAATCGCCGTCCACCATATTATCAAACATGGCACGTTCATCCTCCGTGACCAGCTTTCGGTCTACCCTTACACCGGTGGTAGAAACTATCTTAACCTCTCCAACTTTCGTGACAAAACAAGTTCTATCTCATGGGAACTCTCTTCTTGGGTTCGATGGTACGCAGAATACATGGAACATCTTCTGTTTGCTTGTAGAACACTAGGTTACTTCCTCGGCGAAACGACAACGGTTAAGGAGACGCAGGAGGAAAGAGTTTCGGGTATTGTAACGGGTGATTTGTTGAGAGAGATAGATTCTTTGGTGGCGATGATGGAAGGGAGTGGAAAAAGGCCAAATACTCCGACAATGGAAGAGAAGAACAAGGTGGTTGTTGAGATAATGGATTTGGTGGAAGATGATGAGGTTGTGGTTGTGAGTGAGGTTTTGGTTAGAGTTAAGGAGTTTGGGGAGAGGGAGAGATTGGGGTGTCTTGGTTTTGGAGAAGTTGTGGAGTTGGTTTGTGTTTTGAAGAGATTGGAGATTTGTAGAGAGAGAATGGTGGTGGTGATGGAGGAGAAGAGGTTTTGGAATTTGGTGAGAGAGTTGAAGGAAAAGGTTGGGAAGATGAAGGTGTTTAGGGAAGAAGGGAAGGTTTACAGAACGGTTGGAAGAGACAGAGGAACTGAGTCTCTTCGGTTTTGA
- the LOC131627095 gene encoding probable glucan 1,3-beta-glucosidase A has translation MELAFTKWSCTFLLCCFLITSRGYSVEGLLGDSKVRGVNLGGWLVIEGWIKPSLFDGIANGDMLDGTEVQFKSVTLQKYVSADNGGGMNVTVDRDVPSSWETFRLWRVSQSEFQFRTVQGQFLTCDGGGCIVSATAKSPSTSETFEVQRNEKNRIHIKIKNGPYLQVTTGNQLTANYPGAPGWDDNSATFEMTIVSNNLHGDYQLANGYGHDSAEDVLRRHRNSFITIEDFKFLYEHGINTVRIPVGWWIAFDPDPPSPFIGGSLEALDNAFSWAQEYDIKCIIDLHAAPGSQNGMEHSASRDGFTGWPTSPDYISKSLHVIEFLISRYAKHPALLGIELLNEPSAGTVSLDILLSYYKQGYQIVRKYSSSAYAIMCQRIGNADPLELYEANIGSTNLVLDLHFYNLFDAFFVNMSARDNIQYIYKSREDMLQAFNNSNGPLVFIGEWVNEWNVVSGSQTDYLEFGKAQLDVYNAVSFGWCYWTIKNDREHWDFEWNIRKNYLQFGNSPRKQNIYTLGLFGLAFTWFCLHFL, from the exons ATGGAACTTGCTTTTACCAAATGGTCATGCACATTCTTACTCTGTTGTTTTCTCATCACTTCTAGAGGATATTCAG TGGAGGGGTTACTTGGAGATTCTAAAGTTAGAGGAGTGAACTTAGGAGGGTGGTTAGTTATTGAAGGCTGGATCAAGCCTTCGTTGTTTGATGGCATTGCCAATGGAGACATGCTT GATGGGACTGAGGTGCAGTTTAAGTCGGTGACATTACAGAAATATGTATCTGCAGACAATGGGGGAGGAATGAATGTGACAGTTGATAGGGATGTTCCGTCTTCATGGGAAACATTCAGG TTGTGGAGAGTGTCACAATCTGAATTTCAATTCCGTACCGTACAAGGCCAGTTTCTTACATGTGATGGAGGAGGCTGCATTGTCTCTGCAACAGCAAAATCGCCTTCAACATCAGAGACATTTGAAGTTCAGCGTAATGAGAAAAATAGGATTCACATCAAGATAAAGAACGGGCCCTATCTGCAG GTTACAACTGGAAACCAGCTCACAGCAAACTATCCTGGCGCACCGGGATGGGATGATAACTCAGCCACATTTGAAATGACCATTGTATCAAATAACCTTCATGGAGATTATCAGCTAGCAAATGGCTATGGACATGATAGCGCAGAGGATGTTCTTAGG AGACATAGAAATAGCTTCATTACAATAGAGGATTTCAAATTTCTATATGAACATGGAATAAATACAGTGAGGATACCTGTTGGGTGGTGGATTGCTTTTGATCCTGATCCTCCAAGTCCATTTATTGGAGGAAGTCTTGAAGCTCTAGATAATGCATTTTCATGGGCACA AGAATATGATATAAAATGCATAATTGACCTTCATGCTGCTCCTGGTTCACAAAATGGGATGGAACATAGTGCAAGCAGAGATGGATTTACAGGATGGCCAACTTCTCCCGATTACATTTCAAAGTCGTTACATGTTATTGAGTTTTTAATTTCTCG ATATGCGAAGCATCCTGCCTTGCTTGGAATTGAACTTTTGAATGAACCATCTGCTGGCACAGTTTCCTTAGATATTTTACTTTCCTACTACAAGCAAGGCTATCAAATTGTTCGGAAATACTCGTCGTCGGCTTATGCGATAATGTGCCAGAGAATCGGCAACGCAGATCCTTTGGAGCTTTATGAAGCCAACATAGGATCTACCAATTTAGTTTTGGATTTGCATTTCTACAATCTTTTTGACGCATTCTTTGTTAATATGAGTGCCCGGGATAATATACAATACATATACAAAAGTAGGGAAGATATGTTGCAGGCCTTCAACAATTCAAACGGCCCACTCGTTTTTATAG GAGAGTGGGTGAATGAGTGGAATGTGGTGAGCGGATCCCAAACAGATTATCTGGAGTTTGGAAAGGCGCAGTTAGATGTGTATAATGCAGTGTCGTTTGGTTGGTGTTATTGGACTATAAAGAATGATAGGGAGCACTGGGATTTTGAATGGAACATTAGGAAGAACTATCTTCAATTTG GTAACTCCCCCAGAAAACAAAACATATACACTCTGGGATTGTTTGGATTGGCTTTCACCTGGTTTTGTCTTCACTTCTTGTGA
- the LOC131627096 gene encoding protein MIZU-KUSSEI 1-like, whose product MAYITKLDVGTTMTSVNCQKQVRSWRLLRSLIQLLIPTCNCTLVEQEQEQNYNNNSINRHKKYPSSSHSLIPSTTITGTIFGYRKGKVSFCIQSNPNSTNPILLLELAIPTSVLAKEMRGGTLRIVLESVTSGSCSNSNNLFSTPLWIMYCNGRKVGYAVKRKPSRSDIEALSLMRCVSVGTGVINGKEGCKEDDQLMFLRANFQRVSGSSKNDCESFHLIDPEGSIGQELSIFFFQSR is encoded by the coding sequence ATGGCCTACATCACCAAGCTTGACGTTGGCACCACCATGACCTCAGTAAATTGCCAGAAACAAGTTCGTTCATGGAGGCTTCTTCGTTCACTCATTCAACTACTAATCCCCACTTGCAACTGCACCTTAgtagaacaagaacaagaacaaaactacAACAACAATTCAATAAACCGTCACAAAAAATATCCATCATCATCACATTCACTCATTCCCTCTACAACAATCACCGGCACAATCTTCGGATACCGTAAAGGAAAAGTAAGTTTTTGCATCCAATCCAACCCCAACTCCACCAACCCAATTCTCCTCCTAGAACTAGCTATCCCAACAAGTGTTTTAGCAAAGGAAATGAGAGGAGGAACTCTAAGAATTGTGCTAGAAAGTGTCACTTCAGGCTCTTGCAGTAACAGTAACAATCTGTTTTCAACTCCTCTTTGGATTATGTACTGTAATGGACGAAAAGTTGGGTATGCTGTTAAGCGTAAGCCTTCGAGAAGTGACATCGAAGCGTTGAGTTTGATGCGTTGCGTTTCTGTGGGTACTGGTGTGATAAACGGAAAGGAGGGTTGTAAAGAAGATGATCAGCTTATGTTTCTTAGAGCTAACTTTCAAAGGGTTAGTGGTTCATCTAAAAATGATTGTGAATCTTTTCATTTGATTGATCCTGAAGGAAGCATTGGCCAAGAACTTagtattttcttttttcaatCAAGGTGA